From a single Gadus morhua chromosome 3, gadMor3.0, whole genome shotgun sequence genomic region:
- the LOC115539875 gene encoding axin-1 → MSVVRESHGIGYRGGVVATHSGPTHFTEDAPRPPVPGEEGSDVDPPVQSQTLYFPPSSLSSKMADLPSYTPSSSAATPRRPDLDLGYEPEGSASPTPPYLKWAESLHSLLDDQEGIQLFRNFLCQEGCADLLDFWFACSGFRKTSQDKRSKLAKAIYRKYIVDGTGIVSRQIKPATKSFIRDCVVRPHPDPAMFEQAQTEIQTTMEENTYPLFLKSDLYLEYTRTGGESPKPNPSDQSPSSGMAKSVPGYLPTLAEDEEWRCGGGANDEEQEDESECGDTPAGRLTQRLLMETVPQRTVANRRRPDAREYRPWKEPVNPYYVNMGYARAPVTSANDSEQQSMSSDADTLSLTDSSVDGVPPYRYRKQHRREMHESAKANGRVPLPHIPRTYRVPKDIHVEPERFAADLISRLETVLREREAQERLEERLKRVRLEEEGDDADVSVAASISSHSIPLALSAAFPPLYGARYSETSTANTAAATYGGLVAMEDANDDDPESILDDHVQRVMKTPGCQSPGATNSNSVGGGRHSPPKSSRSPDGGIAPPSHYPPSHYPPHRVGGHGVPPAAMKGMHHHKQLYHHRGQEEMGSRPQGNFSWNGEPASQYAGRGRNYADGAGASTLDGMGYSSKGSTLSRRSVKKAEISGKGEENGRGSDSQVPTDDLERNQKILQWMMEGEALRHKKNSGSTSGSRRTVGSNEPPRPTSVERPGAVHPWVSAQLRNNPSSASTSMPCPASAQVQPSHPFIQDPAMPPNPAPNPLTQLEEARRRLEEERRRNAIQQAKQRHKSGKRQVCENITVAYYFCGEPIPYRTSVKGRVVTLGQFKELLTKKGHYRFYFKKVSDEFDCGVVFEEVREEDAILPIFEEKIIGKVEKID, encoded by the exons ATGAGTGTGGTCAGAGAATCACATGGGATCGGGTACCGGGGAGGGGTTGTGGCCACACACAGCGGCCCCACCCACTTCACAGAGGATGCTCCACGGCCTCCGGTCCCCGGCGAGGAGGGGTCTGATGTCGACCCTCCGGTCCAGTCCCAGACCCTCTACTTTCCCCCGTCGTCTTTGTCCTCCAAAATGGCCGATCTACCAAGCTACACGCCATCCTCGTCAGCGGCGACCCCGCGTCGCCCGGACCTGGATCTGGGCTATGAACCCGAGGGTTCGGCCTCGCCAACGCCGCCATACTTGAAATGGGCCGAGTCACTTCACTCTCTTCTGGATGACCAGGAAGGAATCCAGCTGTTCCGTAACTTCCTGTGCCAGGAAGGGTGTGCGGACCTCCTTGACTTTTGGTTTGCCTGTTCGGGATTCCGCAAAACCAGCCAAGACAAGAGGTCCAAGCTGGCTAAGGCTATTTACAGGAAGTACATTGTAGATGGCACTGGGATTGTTTCGCGGCAGATCAAGCCCGCCACCAAGAGCTTCATCAGAGACTGTGTGGTGAGGCCGCATCCGGACCCCGCCATGTTTGAACAG GCCCAGACAGAGATTCAGACCACCATGGAGGAGAATACCTACCCGTTGTTCCTCAAGTCTGACCTCTATCTGGAGTACACACGAACAGGAGGGGAGAGCCCCAAACCTAATCCCAGCGACCAGAGCCCTTCGTCGGGGATGGCCAAGTCTGTCCCTGGGTACCTACCCACGCTTGCGGAGGATGAAGAGTGGAG gtgtggaggaggagctaatgacgaggagcaggaggacgagAGTGAGTGTGGGGACACGCCTGCAGGGAGGCTGACTCAGCGTCTGCTGATGGAGACGGTGCCACAGAGAACCGTGGCCAACCGACGGAGGCCCGACGCTAGGGAGTACAG GCCATGGAAGGAGCCGGTGAATCCGTACTATGTCAACATGGGCTACGCCCGAGCACCGGTGACCAGTGCCAACGACAGCGAGCAGCAGAGCATGTCCAGCGATGCCGACACACTTTCTTTGACGGACAGCAGTGT agaTGGGGTTCCTCCTTATAGATATCGTAAGCAGCATCGACGCGAGATGCATGAAAGTGCCAAAGCTAATGGGCGCGTCCCCCTACCTCATATACCT CGCACGTACCGCGTGCCAAAAGACATCCACGTGGAGCCCGAGAGGTTTGCAGCGGATCTCATTAGCAGACTGGAGACGGttctgagggagagggaggcccAGGAGAGACTCGAGGAGAGGCTGAAGAGAGTCCGGCTG gaagaggaaggtgaCGACGCGGACGTCTCGGTGGcggcctccatctcctcccacaGCATACCACTGGCCCTGTCCGCCGCCTTCCCGCCCCTGTACGGCGCCCGCTACTCGGAAACCTCCACCGCCAACACGGCGGCCGCCACCTACGGCGGGCTGGTGGCCATGGAGGACGCCAACGACGACGACCCCGAGTCCATCCTGGACGACCACGTGCAGCGCGTCATGAAGACGCCGGGCTGCCAGTCGCCGGGTGCGACTAACTCGAACTCGGTCGGAGGCGGGCGGCACTCGCCTCCCAAGTCGTCGCGGTCGCCCGACGGGGGCATCGCCCCGCCCTCCCACTACCCGCCCTCCCACTACCCGCCACACCGGGTCGGAGGTCACGGGGTGCCGCCCGCCGCCATGAAAG GCATGCATCACCACAAGCAGCTGTACCACCACAGGGGCCAGGAGGAGATGGGCTCCAGGCCCCAGGGCAACTTCTCCTGGAACGGAGAGCCTGCCAGCCAGTACGCCGGCAGGGGGCGTAACTATGCCGACGGCGCTGGAGCTAGCACGCTGGACGGCATGGGCTAcag CAGTAAAGGTAGCACGCTTTCGCGGCGGAGCGTCAAGAAGGCAGAAATCTCTGGCAAAGGGGAGGAGAACGGCCGGGGCTCGGACTCTCAGGTGCCTACGGACGACCTGGAGAGGAACCAGAAGATCCTGCAGTggatgatggagggagaggcGCTCAGACACAAGAAGAACAG CGGCAGCACCAGTGGCTCCAGGCGGACGGTGGGCAGCAACGAGCCCCCGCGGCCCACCTCGGTGGAGCGCCCCGGGGCCGTCCACCCCTGGGTCTCGGCCCAGCTGCGCAACAACCCGTCGTCGGCGTCCACATCTATGCCGTGCCCCGCCTCTGCCCAGGTGCAGCCCTCCCACCCCTTCATCCAGGACCCCGCCATGCCCCCCAACCCTGCCCCTAACCCCCTCAcccagctggaggaggccaGGCGCCGGTTGGAGGAGGAGCGCCGGAGGAACGCAATACAGCAGGCcaaacagag GCACAAGTCTGGCAAGCGGCAGGTGTGTGAGAACATAACGGTTGCGTACTACTTCTGTGGAGAGCCCATCCCCTATCGGACGTCGGTCAAAGGTCGCGTGGTGACTCTCGGCCAGTTCAAGGAGCTGCTAACTAAAAAGGGCCATTACAG GTTCTACTTCAAGAAGGTGAGCGATGAGTTCGACTGCGGCGTGGTCTTCGAGGAGGTGCGCGAGGAGGACGCCATTTTGCCCATCTTCGAGGAGAAGATCATCGGGAAAGTGGAGAAGATAGACTGA